A genomic region of Methylobacterium durans contains the following coding sequences:
- a CDS encoding glutathione peroxidase translates to MTLLRRQALVLIGAALAGPHAVAAERSGARAGTFAFDRPEGGALPLSDFTGKPILVVNTATACGFAGQLAGLQTLWTRFQDRGLTVIGVPSPDFGNQEPLDGAAIVEAARKNHGVTFPLTAKTRVRMPNAHPFYQWAAAEKPGETPRWNFHKYLVARDGTLAAAFATQVEPTDPRLISAIANALDKA, encoded by the coding sequence ATGACCCTGTTGCGCCGCCAAGCCCTCGTCCTGATCGGTGCCGCGCTCGCCGGCCCGCATGCCGTCGCTGCCGAGCGGAGCGGCGCGAGAGCCGGAACCTTCGCCTTCGACCGGCCGGAGGGCGGGGCCCTGCCCCTCAGCGACTTCACCGGCAAACCGATCCTCGTCGTCAACACCGCCACAGCCTGCGGCTTCGCCGGCCAGCTCGCCGGCCTGCAGACCCTCTGGACGCGCTTCCAGGACAGGGGCCTCACCGTGATCGGCGTGCCCTCGCCCGATTTCGGCAACCAGGAGCCCCTCGACGGGGCGGCGATCGTGGAGGCGGCGCGCAAGAACCACGGCGTCACCTTCCCGCTGACGGCCAAGACCCGGGTGCGAATGCCGAACGCCCACCCGTTCTATCAATGGGCGGCCGCCGAGAAGCCCGGCGAGACGCCCCGCTGGAATTTCCACAAGTACCTCGTCGCCCGCGACGGCACGCTCGCGGCGGCCTTCGCCACGCAGGTCGAGCCGACCGACCCGCGCCTCATCAGCGCTATCGCGAACGCCCTCGACAAAGCCTAG